In Paracoccus liaowanqingii, one DNA window encodes the following:
- a CDS encoding Crp/Fnr family transcriptional regulator, translating to MPKQLPRFEGRNTLLSTLSLEDQALISPYTSKVSLHRGMILETPQRAVECLLFPTSGVVSVAVSSEHLMCTIETGLFGFEGMSGASVLLNAKVPSTYLYVRISGSAAKIDTTAYKGLVRESWTIQRHFLKFTQSLITQTAYNAYVSRFDNIERRLARLLLMCHDRVLSDRIDITHQLLSKILAVRRSGVTVATLALAGKGLIHAERGEIHIVDRSGLEKLVGNSYGPPEGEYNKLFKL from the coding sequence ATGCCAAAACAATTGCCCCGCTTCGAAGGGCGCAACACTCTTCTGTCCACACTTTCCCTTGAAGATCAGGCTTTGATTTCGCCTTATACCTCTAAGGTCTCGCTTCATCGGGGAATGATACTTGAAACTCCACAAAGGGCAGTTGAATGTCTTCTTTTCCCAACTTCCGGAGTCGTATCAGTTGCTGTCTCCTCAGAACACCTAATGTGCACAATTGAGACCGGACTTTTTGGATTTGAAGGTATGTCAGGTGCTTCTGTTCTACTGAATGCGAAGGTGCCATCAACTTATCTATATGTTCGAATTTCAGGAAGTGCTGCAAAAATCGATACCACGGCGTACAAAGGCTTGGTAAGAGAAAGCTGGACAATACAACGACACTTCCTAAAATTTACTCAATCTTTAATCACGCAAACGGCCTACAATGCATATGTAAGCAGATTTGATAATATCGAAAGACGGCTCGCCCGATTGCTCCTGATGTGTCACGATAGAGTGCTCTCCGACCGAATAGATATAACCCATCAACTCTTATCTAAAATACTGGCAGTTCGGCGATCCGGCGTAACGGTGGCGACCCTAGCACTGGCGGGCAAGGGCTTAATCCATGCAGAGCGAGGTGAAATTCATATCGTAGATCGCAGTGGATTAGAGAAGTTGGTGGGGAACAGTTACGGCCCGCCTGAGGGCGAGTATAATAAATTGTTTAAGCTTTGA
- a CDS encoding sensor histidine kinase codes for MTSKDTGVAGLDLEFLQEAALVMSLDGSVHRANSAALNLLGKDLLQRSFFDKVAAPEAVSAFLSRASRSTSSHLGAMEVRLKAGEKRYRALAARVRHADIPETMVVLRLIEANGDHFSVLNRRLAEMDRVLLERVRENILLKEALSENHMLVRELQHRVKNNIQQMLPLIRMSAAKHSSAEVTEVVATASRRLRAMSAAQEALYQRASAGVLSSRDFLEQVVQGTASGFGGSDRINLSIAEEKMTAEEAHCLSLIANELITNAFEYGLSGTGGTIAVSFTSSPEGYLFEVKDDGRGFGEQVETRSSGLTLVRALCRQIGAALRLVDDDGAKASIHFRSRLDHTKR; via the coding sequence ATGACGTCGAAAGATACAGGTGTCGCCGGGCTTGATTTGGAGTTTCTTCAGGAAGCTGCCTTGGTGATGTCCTTGGACGGATCTGTGCACCGTGCGAACTCGGCTGCGCTTAACCTGTTGGGCAAAGATCTTCTTCAAAGGAGTTTTTTTGACAAAGTAGCGGCGCCGGAGGCTGTCTCTGCCTTCCTTTCTCGGGCCAGCCGGTCGACGTCCTCCCATCTTGGCGCGATGGAGGTTCGACTAAAGGCGGGAGAAAAGCGTTACCGGGCTCTCGCAGCACGTGTTCGACACGCGGACATTCCTGAAACCATGGTCGTCTTAAGGCTGATCGAGGCGAATGGTGATCACTTCAGCGTTTTGAACCGACGCTTGGCAGAAATGGATCGTGTCCTGCTGGAGCGTGTCCGGGAGAACATTCTTCTAAAAGAAGCGCTGTCCGAGAACCATATGCTGGTCCGCGAGCTGCAGCATCGCGTTAAGAACAATATCCAGCAGATGCTGCCTCTCATCCGGATGTCCGCCGCGAAACACTCCTCTGCCGAGGTCACGGAGGTCGTGGCGACGGCCTCCCGCCGTCTTCGTGCAATGAGCGCGGCCCAGGAGGCACTCTACCAGAGGGCAAGCGCCGGGGTTTTGTCTAGCCGAGATTTTCTCGAACAGGTGGTTCAGGGGACCGCCTCTGGGTTCGGGGGCTCCGACCGAATTAACCTTTCGATTGCGGAAGAAAAAATGACCGCGGAAGAGGCTCACTGTCTCTCGCTTATTGCCAATGAGCTTATTACGAACGCCTTTGAATACGGGCTCTCCGGCACGGGCGGAACTATTGCGGTGTCGTTCACGTCCTCCCCAGAAGGGTACCTATTCGAGGTGAAGGATGATGGGCGTGGCTTTGGCGAACAAGTGGAAACGCGGTCCTCAGGCTTGACACTCGTGCGCGCCCTTTGCCGTCAGATCGGGGCCGCGCTAAGACTGGTGGATGACGACGGAGCGAAGGCTTCGATCCATTTTCGTTCACGTTTGGACCATACGAAGCGATGA
- a CDS encoding methanogen output domain 1-containing protein, whose product MKAANDQLEPSVQNAPVDLGRDIFLRSLLRELAGTLESVVGVAEASGYISVVGGAIGEQIDASYRAALKVDRLDRAQVQDVLVDLKRRIQGDFFIIEEREDRIVLGNRACPFGAFVQGRPSLCMMTSNVFGSITAQNLGYARVEIEEAIATGHPGCKVIVHLKPLENIEPNTREYFRVED is encoded by the coding sequence ATGAAGGCAGCGAACGACCAGCTTGAGCCCTCTGTTCAGAATGCCCCTGTTGACCTCGGGCGCGATATCTTTCTACGAAGCCTGCTGAGAGAATTGGCCGGCACGTTGGAAAGCGTTGTGGGAGTGGCAGAGGCGTCGGGCTATATCAGTGTTGTTGGTGGTGCCATAGGCGAGCAGATCGATGCGTCATACCGGGCCGCGCTAAAGGTCGACCGGCTTGACAGGGCGCAGGTCCAAGACGTCCTTGTCGACCTGAAGCGTCGGATTCAAGGTGATTTCTTCATTATCGAAGAACGCGAGGATCGCATCGTCCTCGGAAATCGGGCCTGCCCGTTTGGTGCTTTCGTGCAAGGGCGTCCCTCGCTCTGTATGATGACATCGAATGTCTTTGGCTCGATCACTGCACAAAACCTCGGCTATGCCCGTGTCGAGATCGAGGAGGCAATCGCGACCGGACATCCTGGCTGCAAGGTGATCGTCCATCTGAAGCCGCTCGAGAACATCGAGCCGAACACAAGGGAATATTTCAGGGTCGAAGACTGA
- a CDS encoding response regulator, whose product MIVEDEALIAMDLEMTLEDLGAEVVCKATSASEAVRLARQHRPDCATMDINIHGDRDGVSAAIELYQMLGVRSIFVSAYGNPETRERATDAKPIGWISKPFSEAELKRTLDEFSSDL is encoded by the coding sequence ATGATCGTCGAGGACGAAGCTCTCATCGCCATGGACCTGGAGATGACCCTCGAGGACCTTGGCGCAGAGGTTGTCTGCAAGGCTACCAGCGCCTCCGAGGCCGTACGCCTGGCCCGGCAGCACCGGCCTGACTGCGCGACGATGGACATCAATATCCACGGTGACCGGGATGGCGTAAGTGCCGCGATAGAACTCTACCAAATGCTCGGCGTTCGGTCGATCTTCGTATCGGCCTACGGAAATCCAGAGACGCGCGAGCGTGCGACTGATGCAAAGCCGATAGGCTGGATCAGCAAACCATTTAGCGAGGCGGAACTCAAAAGGACTCTTGACGAGTTTTCGAGCGATCTGTGA